The Fusobacterium necrophorum subsp. necrophorum genome includes the window TGAAAATATTGCCAGAATTCATAATATTCCATTGATTATGGTGGATATTCCTTTTTCCAATACGGTAGATACTCCCGAAGAAAAAGTGGATTATTTGATTGGACAGTTCGACTATGCTATTAAGCAGTTGGAAGAATTGACAGGAAAGAAATTTGATGAAAAGAAATTTGAAGATGCCTGTGCAAGAGCAAACAGAACAGCTGCGGCATGGTTGAAAGCTTGTTCTTATATGTCTTACAAGCCGTCTCCTTTGAGCGGATTTGATTTGTTTAACCATATGGCGGACATCGTGGCAGCAAGATGTGATGAAGAAGCAGCTATCGGATTTGAATTATTGGCTCAAGAATTTGAACAGTCCATTGCAGAGGGAACTTCCACTTGGGAATATCCGGAAGAACATAGAATTTTATTTGAAGGAATTCCTTGTTGGCCCGGACTAAGACATTTATATGAACCGTTGAAAGACAATGGGGTCAATGTAACGGCGGTTGTCTATGCTCCGGCATTCGGATTCCGATACAACAATATTCGAGAAATGGCTGCGGCGTATTGCAAGGCTCCATGTTCTGTATGTATTGAAACAGGAGTGGAATGGAGAGAAACTATGGCAAAACAAAATGGTATCAGCGGAGCTTTGGTAAATTATAACCGAAGTTGTAAACCATGGAGCGGAGCTATGCCGGAAATTGAAAGAAGATGGAAAGAAGATTTGGGAATTCCGGTGGTTCACTTTGACGGAGACCAGGCAGATGAAAGAAACTTCTCTACAGAACAATACAAAACGAGAGTGCAAGGTCTAGTGGAAATCATGGAAGAAAGAAAACAGGAAAGATTGGCAAAAGGCGAAGATGTATATACAAACTTTGAAAATACCAAAGAAACGGATTGGTCAAAACCAACATTAAAATAAGGAGGATAAAAATGGAAGAAATCAAAGAATTGTTAGAACAATTTAAATACTATGCGAATAACCCAAGAAAGCAATTGGATAAATATCTTGCTGAAGGGAAAAAGGCAGTAGGAATTTTCCCATATTATGCTCCTGAAGAAATTGTGTATGCAGCCGGAGTAGTACCTTTTGGTGTATGGGGAGGTCAAGGACCGATTGAAAGAGCGAAAGAATATTTTCCAACTTTCTATTATTCTATGGCATTGAGATGTTTGGAAATGGCATTGGACGGAACTTTAGACGGCTTATCCGCTTCTATGGTAACTACCCTAGATGATACTCTAAGACCTTTTTCACAAAATTATAAAGTGAGTGCGGGAAGAAAAATTCCTATGATTTTCTTAAATCACGGGCAACATCGAAAAGAAGATTTCGGAAAACAATACAATGCCAGAATTTTTAAGAAAGCAAAAGAAGAATTGGAAAAAATTTGTGATGTAAAGGTAACGGATGAAAATTTAAAGAAAGCGTTTGAAATATATAATGAAAATAGAAGTGAAAAAAGAAAATTTATCAAATTAGCTGCTACTCACCCACAAACCGTTAAGGCTTCCGACAGATGTCATGTTTTGAAAAGCTCTTATTTTATGTTAAAAGATGAGCACACAGCTCTTTTGAAGAAATTAAATGAAAAATTGGCTGCTTTGGCAGAAGAAGCATGGGATGGGGTTCGAGTGGTTACCAGTGGAGTGATTACGGATAATCCGGGATTATTAGAAGTATTTGATGCTTATAAAGTATGCATTGTTGCGGATGACGTAGCTCATGAATCAAGAGCCTTAAAGGTAGATATTGATCTTTCTATTGAAGATCCGATGTTAGCTTTGGCAGATCAATTTGCTAGAATGGATGAAGACCCTATTTTGTACGATCCGGATATTTTCAAACGTCCGAAATACGTTGTGGATTTGGCAAAGGAAAATAATGCGGACGGCTGTCTATTATTTATGATGAATTTCAATGATACCGAAGAAATGGAATATCCTTCTTTGAAACAAGCTTTTGATGCAGCAAAGATTCCTTTGATTAAAATGGGATATGATCAACAAATGGTAGACTTTGGACAAGTAAAAACACAATTAGAAACTTTCAATGAAATCGTGCAATTAAACAGAATGTGATAAGGGGGTTGAAGAAATGTGTCAAAATGTATGGGAAAATGATGATTTTATTTTTAAAGGCGATGAATTAAAAGGAATGACAGCGAAGGGAAAAGATAAAGTAAAAACACAAGGATTTACAGATATGATTATTCCTGCAACGACTCCTGAAGGATTGGCGATTAAGAGAATTGGAGATAATGCTTTTTACAGAAGAGGATTGACATCCGTAGTCATTCCTGATACAGTAGAGACAATCGGTTATGATGCCTTTGGAGTATGTAAATTGACAGAAGTAAAATTACCGGCAGCTTTGGTGGGAATTGAAGGCTTTGCTTTTTATCGAAACAAATTAAAAAATGTAATTTTCGGAGATAAGGTAAAAACAATAGAACCAAGTGCTTTCGCATTGAATGAGTTGGAAGAACTTCATTTACCGGAAGGATTAGAATTGATTGATACTTCATCTTTCTATAAAAATTCTTTGACTTCTCTAAAAATTCCCGCATCTGTAAAGAAAATCAACATGTATGCATTCCATAAAAATAATATAGCGGAAGTGGAAATTCCGGAAGGAACACAACTTCATGTTTATGCATTTGAAGCAAATACGGAAATAAAAAAATAGCTGCAAGTAAAAATGTAAGGGGGCTGCTTCACAACGGTGAGCACCCCCTTTCTCTATAAAAAACAGAGAGGAGAATTATGAACATATACTCATTTGAAGTTTTGGATTCGACCAATGATTATATGAAGGAACATCGAAAAGAATTTGAGGAATTTGATATTGTCATGGCGAAAAATCAAAGAGCGGGAAAAGGTCGACGGGGGAATATTTGGATCTCTACAGAAGGGATGGCTCTTTTTACTTTTTTGGTGAAAAAGAGAGGAGACAAAGCCGAGGAAGTATATATGAAATTGCCTCTATTGGCAGGATTGGCTGTCATTAGAGCTTTACAACGGAGAAAAAAAATACATTACCAGTTGAAATGGACCAATGATATTTATTTACAAGAGAAAAAATTGGCAGGGATATTGGTAGAAAGACGAGAAAATGATTTTTTTATTGGAATTGGAATCAATGTGAATAATGCCATTCCGATAGAAATTAAAAATATAGCAATTTCGTTACAGGAAGTCTGTCAGGAAAAGATAGAAATAGAGTCTTTGATTTTGAGTATTGTAGAGGAGTGCAGAAAACTTCTTGAAGAATATTTTGTAGGAAATTGGAAAAACATCTTACAGGAAATCAATGCTATCAACTATCTACAGGGGAAAAAAATCGGACTTCGTGCAGGAAATCTTTTTGTACAAGGAATCGTGCAGAGAATTGACGAAAATGGAGAACTGGAAATTCTTTCCAAAGAGGGATTACGGAGTTTTGGAATGGGAGAAGTCGTGAAAGAAAGAATCCTTGTGAAATTGGAAAAAAATTTGGAGATATTGGCGAAGATATATATTTTAAAGGAAGCAAATTATGATGTCATCGCTTATACAGAAGAAGTTTGGGAACCTTTT containing:
- a CDS encoding leucine-rich repeat domain-containing protein is translated as MCQNVWENDDFIFKGDELKGMTAKGKDKVKTQGFTDMIIPATTPEGLAIKRIGDNAFYRRGLTSVVIPDTVETIGYDAFGVCKLTEVKLPAALVGIEGFAFYRNKLKNVIFGDKVKTIEPSAFALNELEELHLPEGLELIDTSSFYKNSLTSLKIPASVKKINMYAFHKNNIAEVEIPEGTQLHVYAFEANTEIKK
- a CDS encoding biotin--[acetyl-CoA-carboxylase] ligase, with the protein product MNIYSFEVLDSTNDYMKEHRKEFEEFDIVMAKNQRAGKGRRGNIWISTEGMALFTFLVKKRGDKAEEVYMKLPLLAGLAVIRALQRRKKIHYQLKWTNDIYLQEKKLAGILVERRENDFFIGIGINVNNAIPIEIKNIAISLQEVCQEKIEIESLILSIVEECRKLLEEYFVGNWKNILQEINAINYLQGKKIGLRAGNLFVQGIVQRIDENGELEILSKEGLRSFGMGEVVKERILVKLEKNLEILAKIYILKEANYDVIAYTEEVWEPFWEQKLEKLQVKIERNFGKEELKEKYQAKTLEEYPNLFPLEYYDEKNIKEVAKIFA
- a CDS encoding 2-hydroxyacyl-CoA dehydratase subunit D; this encodes MEEIKELLEQFKYYANNPRKQLDKYLAEGKKAVGIFPYYAPEEIVYAAGVVPFGVWGGQGPIERAKEYFPTFYYSMALRCLEMALDGTLDGLSASMVTTLDDTLRPFSQNYKVSAGRKIPMIFLNHGQHRKEDFGKQYNARIFKKAKEELEKICDVKVTDENLKKAFEIYNENRSEKRKFIKLAATHPQTVKASDRCHVLKSSYFMLKDEHTALLKKLNEKLAALAEEAWDGVRVVTSGVITDNPGLLEVFDAYKVCIVADDVAHESRALKVDIDLSIEDPMLALADQFARMDEDPILYDPDIFKRPKYVVDLAKENNADGCLLFMMNFNDTEEMEYPSLKQAFDAAKIPLIKMGYDQQMVDFGQVKTQLETFNEIVQLNRM
- a CDS encoding 2-hydroxyacyl-CoA dehydratase subunit D, giving the protein MAGKVEKLPNKTPRPIEGHKPAAAVLRGVVDKVYAGAWEAKRRGELVGWSSSKFPIELAKAFDLNVVYPENHAASTAAKKDGLRLCQAAEDMGYDNDICGYARISLAYAAGEPTDARRMPQPDFVLCCNNICNMMTKWYENIARIHNIPLIMVDIPFSNTVDTPEEKVDYLIGQFDYAIKQLEELTGKKFDEKKFEDACARANRTAAAWLKACSYMSYKPSPLSGFDLFNHMADIVAARCDEEAAIGFELLAQEFEQSIAEGTSTWEYPEEHRILFEGIPCWPGLRHLYEPLKDNGVNVTAVVYAPAFGFRYNNIREMAAAYCKAPCSVCIETGVEWRETMAKQNGISGALVNYNRSCKPWSGAMPEIERRWKEDLGIPVVHFDGDQADERNFSTEQYKTRVQGLVEIMEERKQERLAKGEDVYTNFENTKETDWSKPTLK